The Denticeps clupeoides chromosome 4, fDenClu1.1, whole genome shotgun sequence genome segment gtgaaatttgtccactgcatttaacccatcacccttggtgagcagtgggcagccatgaccggcgcccagggagcagtgtgtggggatggtgctttgctcagtggcacctcagtggcaccttggcggatcgggattcgaaccggcaaccttctgatttggggccacttccttaaccgctaggccaaaaaaccagggattgaaccagggacctttaaatcttcagtctaacggtctcccaactgagctatttcggctcaggCTTACCTACTCTGAGAAGATAGGATTGCATATACAATTCGGGTGGAAAATGTGCACTATTTCTCAGATTGTCCTGGACTAAGATGAAAAGCGGGACAGGAAATGGAGTGAAAGGGCAGATGTTGGAGACTGCGGTTGTATATTACGGTTGCCATATGCCGCCGCCTCTCCATTCCGGCGTCAGCTTAATGAAGCTCAGGTTTGAGAGATGACATTCTGGCAGAGGGGCCGCCGGGGCTGGAAAACGCTCCCATGTGCATTTGGACGACTTGTTGTACTACACATGTGGTTCTTTTCTATTATCCAAGTCGACGCAGCGCATTACTGGCaatgtttgtttcttttgggGCCTGCAGGTCAAATGTGATTTCCATGTTGCGGGGAATCGTCCGGAGTTCTGGTTTCGCGTCTCGCTGCTGCACTGGTGTTCTGGagtccatccaggacctgttgATGGAGCTGGGCTCCTCTTGCATCATTGCTGGTGTCTGTTGTTCCATCTGGCTTTCATTTTAGAGCCGAATGTCTGAGAGCATTTAGACATTTTAGAAGTTCTAaaacaaacgtttttttttttttttttccttcacaaaGCCGTAGAACAATGTTACGCTCTCCGGAGACCTGTTGTCAGATATTACTAGTGCATGCACGGGACTACGTGGCCggttggaataaaaaaaaaacaggattggGAAACACTGGATTGGTGTTTGTCTCCATGATTGCAAATGTGGTTGCTATGGGGTGGGGGTGACGAGGATGATGACACAGACCCCCCTGAATCCTGTAGCGTCATGGCAACAGACAGACACCCCTACGCTTCCCCCTTATCATCTGTCTCAACTTCCCTAAAGACGAGGCTTAGTTCCCGCTACTGGATTTCAGTGGCCCTGCCTTGCATCACAGACTGGAAAAAGCTTATAGGCATGAAATTGTGAATCAAACCGAATACTGTGGGTGCCACGATGTAGATTTGTTTTTAGTGTATAGTCAGGTTATAACTTTAGTAGGGATGTACAGTTCTGTGCCGAAAtcggtttgtttgttttttttaatttatatattggTGGTGACGTTTGCACCAGGCAACGAAATCTAAAAAGTTAGTCAAATATTGGCCAATACCGATATACAGCCGATATTGCCTTTCAAATATTGATACCATTTCTGCGCATGTTGTCCAGCACGGTCTCTTTTGGTTCTATGTTAATGAATTAGGTTGTTTATGCTAGAATATGAAGATTACAAAACGATTGCAACGATTCACATCAGCATTTTAATGTGCATGTAGAGTGCAGCAGGAAATGAAGAAATCACTGTTGTCTCTGGCTCTGATGGGAAGGACCACTGctatgtatgtgtttatatatgtatgtgtgtgtgtgtgtgtgtgtgtgtgtgtgtgtgtgtgtgtgtgtgtgtgtatatataaaatgtatttatttcttaatgCACTGAGTCCGTATTCTCTTGAGAATGGAAACTATTCGAGGCACGCGCTGACACTGCCCTCTCTCCTGGGAGCGAATCAGACGCCACCGTTGCACGGCCTTTGTTACGTTTGCATGATAAGCAGTGCCGTGGGCAGAAAATGATAGTCGGTGCTGTGCTGTAATTTGAAGGTCCAGCTGTCAGCCATGACGACCCAGTGATGATGACGTTTGTGAATCTCGCTGCTGCGTGTCGCTCGTTACAAGGACGGGAAAAGGAACTCGCGAGTTACTCTATTTTTCTTTCCCCCACCCATGCtttgttcagagagaaaaatcaCGAACCTTTTCAGTGGGCGAGATGGATGTGGAAAATAGGGCCTTTTGGGTTTGATGGAAGTGCAGAGTCTTGACCGACTGCATCCATGGCCTGGTtgaatttctgttttttaaatacactagaccttgcacatttgcatttgtactAATATTAGTAAGAATTTCTTAAAgttcgatgtgtgtgtgtgtgtgtgtgtgtgtgtgtgtgtgtgtgtatatattgtgtgtgtgtttcgtgtgTATTGTGATTCTCACAAGAACTGTCACCACATAAGTGATGAGTGTGAATGCAAATCCTGTCACTGACCAATTGAGCTTCATTGGCTCACGTGTGTGGATCTGTTGGAATGAACAAGCTGGGGTCCATGCGCCGTCTTTGGCGCCAGGTTCCAGACAATAGGGCATTTCTGGCGAAATTATCGCTGTACATAAAATCACACTGCACCGCCTTCCACAGcagcaggaatttttttttctctccacccAGATTTGAGTATGAGAAGAGGGTTTGTTAACGGAGACCATTCCCCGGAGAGAAGAAGCggtatcatacacacacacacacacacgagtccTGTGTCGAAATAAAACCAGGCATTGGTGTCGTGCAGGGGCCGAGCGGCTGGATTACCCTGCAATTAggtcatttttgtaaaaaaaatcatttataaaaagatttataaaaataaaaaaataaaaaaaataaattacttttCCTTTTAATTACTTACTTTTATAACCAATTACCAGGGGAAGAAACTTAAATTGTTCAAATATGTCATAAATGTGGAGGCCGTGGCtctgcctcctcctccattCGTGGAGCTCGCgtaaagtaatgtaaagtaaaggGAAGAGTCACGCCTGTAAAAGTCGACTTTTGAACTTCTCCATTGCCATGTCTCTCCTGCAGTTGAGTTTGTGTCCACCTCTGGTCTGCTTACCATGAAGTTTAATTCGACCTCGGTCAATCACTTAAGCGGTTGTCTTGCGCCTCTTCTTGCCTCAATGTGTGCTGGTTGCATAAAAACAGCTTAATTACAGTAACGCGTCATGTTCACCATAACAGTAACATAATATTTGGTTCATTACCCATTACAGTCACACCATTATTGTAACACATTTATTCCAATCGCTGATACCCACCCAGCCATTTTTATTGGGGTCTAATTATTTCTGGCACGTAAAAGATGAACTTTTAATgagtataatgttttttttttttttttattaatcaagtttaaaaaggggaggagcccaGGTTTCACATGCTCAGGTGTGGGGCGGCATCCAtcttctccctttctcctcaGTTTCCCTCCGTTATCTACCTTCATAATGCCCCTTGTACACAGGGGATGttaaatgtgaccacgcccgcTACCAGCATGTAGATTGTCAGTGCTTTTAATCCATAACGTCTGATTGTTGACCTGATCGAGGCATCAGGGtcggtgtgagtgtgtcatgGAGGTCTGTTgagcaaaaacaacaaatgacCATATTTTAAAGTACCGTTGTGTGgtgttcattttttataaaaacatttctttaaacaaaaTGGCCGACTACATGGTGAAAAATAGATTGTTCCGAAAACCGcaagatgtatttatttctcCGTGTCTGTCCGTTCCTGCAGGGATCGGGAAGGTGAAGAGGAAGACGAGCACCAGCGCTGCCTCTGGTGCAGATGGAGACGTGGACATGTACGGCGAGCGCCTGTACGACCTGAACATGCCCGCGCTGGTCAAGTTCAGCTACGCGGCCGAGAGAGAGGATGAGCTCTCCCTGGTCAAGGGCACGAGGGTCATCGTCATGGAAAAGTGCAGTGACGGCTGGTGGCGAGGGAGTTACGATGGACGCTCAGGCTGGTTTCCCTCCAACTACGTGACTGAGGACGTGGACAGGCCTGCGGGGGGCGAACTGGTGGGCACCGCGAGGGAGAAGTCTGGGCCGAATGGGCCGAGCGCGAACGGCTGTCGGGTGCTGCACTCCGTCCAGGCCCTCTACCCGTTCAGCTCCAGCAGCGACGAGGAGCTGACCTTTGAAAAGGACGAGGTCATGGACGTGATCGAGAAGCCAGAGAACGATCCGGAATGGTGGAAGTGTCAGAAGGTCGACGGCCAGGTGGGCTTGGTGCCCAAGAACTATGTGACTGTGCTGCAGGACTCCAATCACAGTTCGGTGAACGTGGTCCCGCCCACCCCCGAGTTTGACCACATTGCGCCCGCGGCTAGCGGGAAGTTTGCGGGCAGACAGTGGTACTACGGCCGAGTCACCCGTCACCAGGCGGAGGTGGCGCTAAACCAGAGAGGTGAACAGGGTGACTTCCTCATCAGGGACAGCGAGTCCTCGGTAAGGTCCACGCTTTTTACACATCTCAAATCTCTGTTTATGGTGGTTTATGAAGTGCAgcaataaaattatattaatttacattttatttacattttttttttttttttacagcacataGATTATCTATTACTCTATCATTGCgcatgcttttttaaaaatatataaaagtttggacccaccttctcattcaatatgttttctttatcttcatgaccatttacgttggtagattctcactgaaggcatcaaaactatgaatgaacacatgtggagttatgtacttaacaaaaaaaggtgaaataagtgaaaacatgttttatattctagtttctttgctctgagtgtttagcactttgctcaagtgtttagcacttgttggggtccagctcaccccaaaccatctggattgggttcaggtccggtgactgtggaggccaggtctccactttttgttaagtacattactccacatgtgttcattcatagttttgatgccttcacattgaatgaggaggtgtgtccaaacttttggcctgtacttttttgtaaatatttaattacatcttTTCTTGGGACAACACTTTGATAGAACATAAAGTCCCATTTATATAACAGTGTAGATTTACCGTCCGCTGCAAATAATCCAACCCATCGACACGACTGCTGTAATGCGCTGGTGTTGTAAACTGCAGAACTGTTCTAGTCTCCACCACCCTCGCCCGCGCGTCCTTCCCTCTGATCAATGGGTGGTCTGTTCGTATGAACTTTAAATGACATCACGGCTCTGCGACGCGTCCTTCGTTTGGGATTTACTCGAGGGCCGGAGTGGGAGAGACATTCCTCGCATAGCTGCCCAGCAGCGACTCTGCCCCGTGCTGCAGCAGGCACCTTGGCTCCTGATGGTTTTTAAAACCACCGACCAAACGCAGACATGCATGCAGTTGCATTTAGGATCTGACTTTGAGTGTCTCTCTGTGTTCCTCTCCTCTAGCCGAACGATTTCTCCATTTCCCTGAAGGCCCAGGGCAGGAACAAACATTTTAAGGTGCAGCTGAAGGATGCCCTGTACTGCATCGGGCAGCGTAAGTTCAGCACCATGGAGCAGCTGGTGGAGCACTACAAGAAGGCCCCCATCTTCACCAGCGAGCAGGGCGAGAAACTCTACCTCGTCAAGCcgctgacctgacctgacctggtCTGGGCTTCGGACTCTTCCCATTGATGGACACTCAACTGTACTATCTCTCCAAATGGACTTTTTCCCTGATCTCTGTATTGCAACTGTGTATTAACAAGTGCTTATGTGATTCCCACTTTCCAAATGCTATTAACCGGTGGTGGCGGTGTGGAGATGCTCCTCATCATTGAACACTCAAGTGCATGAATCactgtcactcactcacttataCCAAGGTCTTAGACAAGAGAATGTCTTTAGAACGCTACACACAATCTGATGAAACCTGGACCCGAACATCCCCGCTGTTgcagggaaggaaaaaaaaaaaaaaaaaaagtcatctttAGCACATTcgtctttttattccttttccaGGGCGTAtgctgaggtcaaaggtcataaaGGAAAGCAACACGCTGGGACTGGGCTGGTCTGCtgtacgttggttgatgacccTTGGTGCACTTtcctcaactttttttttatttattatttttttttattttaaattctgtgCCCTTCATTCCTCATAACTGTGTCTCATATGTTTTATCAGTGGCTGGCCCCATTATGTATTAGAAGTAGAGGAAGCCGAACAAACTGAAACCCAGAATGAAGGCCGCCTTCGTTTGCATTTTGTCCGGCCTTTGGCTGGGGCTGGTAACTGTCCACGATGGCTAAATGAAGTGGCAGGCTGAACAAACACACGAGAAAAGACGTTTTCAAGTGCAAGATCTGGACAAGTGTTGtaggaagaaaatgaaaaatgtttagcAGTATGACTTAGACTGAGCGCATATTAATACAGGGATTACAAGTAAAAAACGTACCTTTGTTGAACCAAAGTGTACTGGTTGTTATTCAGCCTACTTAGCGTTaacctagaaaaaaaacaattcaagcCTTGTGCCTTATCCGCTATTATCTGCATAATATGCCAGTGTTGCTTTGCAGTACTAAATTTGAGTTTAGaatctgtatatatataatagatatgtatatttttcaaGGTGGAGACAGACATGTGTAGCAAGTGACCTTAACTTATTTTAGCTGGTTTTTATATTAACCTGTTGTGTACACTTTTACACTCTGGGATTACTGCTTTCCATTGGGCACTTGCTCAGTCTTGGtccttttctttatttgatttctttttagTGTCCGTGAACTGTGATACACTTGGTCCcatgtatcattttttttttttttttttaacttaagtTTGATACGCAACGAGTTAGAGCCAGAGTGGTCCATTCTTATCCCTTATAAGCAAAAGTCTTTTTCAAAGGTCACAGAGTCGGTCTTGTGTCGGAGCCTTTGTGAGCGCTGAGAGGGACTGTTTATactgtgaaaatgaatgcataGGCCTCTTAACATTTATGAAGTGGAGGTGGCTAACgtcatttagcattttttatgtttctgagAGGCTTTCCTTGACTTTCCAATTAAGTAATAAAATTACTTTAGCGACATCATTCactgtgtattttttaatatttacaaaatgttttagAATACAAggcatttactttttatttatttttttgaactTGTCATTGTGCAGAGTAGACCAATCTGCACAATCTGCCTTGTATCATAGTTGAAGTAAATACTATGTGTGAACAGTGCAAAATTTAAGtacataaatgcaataatacTTTATTATGATTAATCCCATTAATATTGTTGTTAATCTCATATTGTGGATTTCAGACACTgaatttgcacattttacaaCATAAACACAAGTTATTAGTCATCTGTATCACATgtcaaactacagatcccatcaTGCAGTGCGTCCTTTGCTAACAAACTGAGCTCACGGTGCTTTGGGGGCCCTtgcgttcggcaaggcaactgaagcgctgcattatgggatgtgtaGTTTCTTATCAGCGCTTCGTATCGCCGGGCCGTAATAATACATCAAAATAAACTGATCGTTTGGCTCCCCTGATCTATATTGAAGTAAACGAGCCTGTACTACAGAGCAACAAGCATCTGTTCTGGGAACAGTGGCTGACCCGAGAGCAGTTGGGGAAGCTTAGCTTACCACGCTTTTGAATAGAGTTTGTCTAGAGACAACTGATCCTGGTACAGCGCGACAGCAACCAATCAGGTAACCGGCAGCAGTTCCAAACAGCGGGTTTTCAAACAGTGTAGTGTGATTTAAATCACCGTTAGTCAAGTTTACAAAGTTATACATTAATGTCTACCCAGCTCGCCGTTTATTTCACGTTCTAATGTACGTAATGCAGTTTGTTAGAGAGCCGCTTCTCCGCTAAATTAGCTCGGTTAGCTCGCTGTCGTGTGACGGTTTCGAGAGCTTTTGCCGTTACGCCTCTGCGCGTATTTATTTCCTCAGAACGATGCGCAGACGCTTCGGCACCGCCGGTCTGGACCTCCTGGACACGGACCCGTCGGAGTCGGTCACGCTGTCCCAGGCCGTACAGAGCTCCACGGAGGAAGGCGCACGACCGGACCTGGATGGCGAAGCGGGCGTCCTGTTCGGCGCCATGACGGGCTCAGTCGTGGGCCTGCGGTATTACACTGGGGTGGTGAGTGATGGGCTGGCGGTCTCACTGTGACCTGACGGCTGTCCTAACTAGTTTTATTACGCAGAAGACCAGAGTcccacttacttacttacttacttgtgtccctgagtgtctccaggggggactgtccctgtaactactgattgtatgttgctGTGGATAAAGGCTGTTAAATACTATAGTTCAAGTAACAGCTATTCCTTTAATTTACATCCACCCTTTGGTTGTAGGATAAAAGTGGTGTCACAAAAGTCCAAATTTTTAGATTCTACTACAGAATAATGGAAAGCATCCTCCAAATCACTTACAGTGATGCCATTATATGAAGTAATAGTTGGTTTTCTTTATGATGCATTAATGCATGTTCGACCTGTGACTGATCCAGATATACGACAACAGTTAAGGTCTGGTGTGAGTGTAACTTTATGCATATACCCTATTCACCTTTTGAACATATTCTAGTTCGTTCTTTTATTGGATTAAACTGAGAAAAGGAAAGGTCTTGCCAACAGTAAGTATGAAATAGTTCCAGAAGGTATAagagtgtaaaacacacaaataatcctgATTAGAAGAACTGGTCTCTCCCAGATCAGTAAAATTATGACTACTCTCCTACAAGataaagtctacagatggagaacaatgtcatattgctgctcagagaactaATAAcattaatcaattaataaaaTTGCTTGCATCTTAGATAAGCACTGGTTTAGTTTTCACTTTTGCACAACACTGTAGTAATCTTCACCCTTTCTGCAGGTGAACAAACGGGAGATGGTGTCCTTGGTCCGAGAACCTCACAATCCTTATGACCGCAATGCAGTGATGGTCGCCAACGTTTATGGAAACCAGGTTGGACACATAAAGAAGGAGCTGGCCGCACCAATGGCCTACATCATGGACAATAACCTGGCCAAGATTGAAGGGTAAGATGCAGTGGAAACAGCTAGATCGTCTAGCTAGGACAACCACTGGGGCCTAGCGGTTttggaagcggccctgtaatcagaaggacgacggttcgaatcccgaaccgccaaggtggcactgaggtgccacacactgctccccgggcgcctgtcatggctgcccactgctcaccaagggtgatgggttaaatgcagaggacacatctcgtCCAGCCCTAGctacatgtttgtgtttgtagtTCACTAACACACAGCACTTATTTCCAAGGGTGGTTCCATATGGAAAAACCAACAAGTTTTCGATGTCTGTTACCCTGTTCTTCTggggagaggaagagaacaGAGCTGCGGTTACGACTAAACTTAACCACTGCGGCTTCAGATTCGATCCTGTGaaaggtactttttttttattccatggtGCAATGTGAAGTGTGTCAAAACTGTAGTAATactaatatgtgtgtgtgtgtgtgtgtgtgtgtgtgtgaatttataCTTGTAGGTTTTAAATCAGCAAAGGCACCTGGAAGCTCACTGCAGGAGATGCTCTCCAAAAATCTGGTTGCCGCTGTTCCCCTGACAGCTGAGCAGGTCAAAGGAAACAGATTATTATAATCCCAGCACCTTGGTTCGCTTTTATTTGTCTTACTCAACTTCAAGTGGCGCTTTattgtcataaaaaaaattactcgcGAACCTGGTGCCACATGTAACATTAAGACAAagttacttacttacttacatcTCTCACcgtctcaccccccccccttctcttttAGATGAAGAATTCTTTCGACAAGATGTTTGATGACCTCATGGCTGACAAGACCCGTGAGATGGAGGCGGCGGATGTGAGTGCTTTTATTTGTAGAAAGTTCTCTTCGTGTCAGGTGGAGGGTAACTGTGGTCTCGCCGTCTACAGGCAGTGTTCACGCCTCTCCTGCCCCATCAGAAGCAGGCCCTTTACTGGATGGCCGCGCGGGAGAACAACGACCACTTGCCGCCCTTTTGGGAGCAAAAGGGCGACTTGTACGTCAACGTCCTCACCAACTTTGGCGTGAAGCAGAGGCCAGAAAGAGTGCTGGGCGGGATCTTGGCTGATGATATGGGCCTGGTAAAGACCAGCACCATCGCTGTTTGTTTCCCTCACATCTTGAATTTGTGAAACATAATTTATCATGGTGATTTTATAAACGGTTAGTAGAGCATTGACATCACTTGTCCTTTTCAGGGAAAGACCCTCACGACCATTGCACTGATAATGTCTAACTTTCATGATGGAAGACCGCTACTGTTAGACAAGGCTGACCAGAAGgcctcttcttctcttttaaaAAGGTAAACCGAGGGAAAGGACTTTATCTTCTATCTATCCGCATACGAGTCTGTGAATCTATTGGACAGGAATTGTATGCAGTCTTTGAgatca includes the following:
- the LOC114788397 gene encoding cytoplasmic protein NCK1-like isoform X2 — translated: MTEEVIVVAKFDYLAQQEQELDIKKNERLWLLDDSKSWWHVRNATNQTGFVPSNYVERRNGGGKASLVQNLKDSLGIGKVKRKTSTSAASGADGDVDMYGERLYDLNMPALVKFSYAAEREDELSLVKGTRVIVMEKCSDGWWRGSYDGRSGWFPSNYVTEDVDRPAGGELVGTAREKSGPNGPSANGCRVLHSVQALYPFSSSSDEELTFEKDEVMDVIEKPENDPEWWKCQKVDGQVGLVPKNYVTVLQDSNHSSVNVVPPTPEFDHIAPAASGKFAGRQWYYGRVTRHQAEVALNQRGEQGDFLIRDSESSPNDFSISLKAQGRNKHFKVQLKDALYCIGQRKFSTMEQLVEHYKKAPIFTSEQGEKLYLVKPLT
- the LOC114788397 gene encoding cytoplasmic protein NCK1-like isoform X1 encodes the protein MPGCSLDVSQTSMTEEVIVVAKFDYLAQQEQELDIKKNERLWLLDDSKSWWHVRNATNQTGFVPSNYVERRNGGGKASLVQNLKDSLGIGKVKRKTSTSAASGADGDVDMYGERLYDLNMPALVKFSYAAEREDELSLVKGTRVIVMEKCSDGWWRGSYDGRSGWFPSNYVTEDVDRPAGGELVGTAREKSGPNGPSANGCRVLHSVQALYPFSSSSDEELTFEKDEVMDVIEKPENDPEWWKCQKVDGQVGLVPKNYVTVLQDSNHSSVNVVPPTPEFDHIAPAASGKFAGRQWYYGRVTRHQAEVALNQRGEQGDFLIRDSESSPNDFSISLKAQGRNKHFKVQLKDALYCIGQRKFSTMEQLVEHYKKAPIFTSEQGEKLYLVKPLT
- the LOC114788397 gene encoding cytoplasmic protein NCK1-like isoform X3, whose product is MDMASLLKHFFRIGKVKRKTSTSAASGADGDVDMYGERLYDLNMPALVKFSYAAEREDELSLVKGTRVIVMEKCSDGWWRGSYDGRSGWFPSNYVTEDVDRPAGGELVGTAREKSGPNGPSANGCRVLHSVQALYPFSSSSDEELTFEKDEVMDVIEKPENDPEWWKCQKVDGQVGLVPKNYVTVLQDSNHSSVNVVPPTPEFDHIAPAASGKFAGRQWYYGRVTRHQAEVALNQRGEQGDFLIRDSESSPNDFSISLKAQGRNKHFKVQLKDALYCIGQRKFSTMEQLVEHYKKAPIFTSEQGEKLYLVKPLT